A part of Entelurus aequoreus isolate RoL-2023_Sb linkage group LG03, RoL_Eaeq_v1.1, whole genome shotgun sequence genomic DNA contains:
- the LOC133646219 gene encoding uncharacterized protein K02A2.6-like → MASTQISHPEPFDFSNPSGWPRWIRRFERFRVVSGLTEKEEEYQVNSLLYAMGDAADDILAVLPLTDENKKKYDTVKEAFEQHCVGKHNVIFERAQFNMRFQQDGESAEAFITTVHKLAEHCNYRDLKEELIRDRIVVGINDRRLSEQLQMDSELTLVKTIQRVRQSETVKKQQTLMYNTAGEGDSKINLDAVQTRFQRLGKKPQHSNKGQRSDTQGEKECGRCGKGRRHAWKDCPAKDVECRKCRKIGHYAVACFRGKAVNTVTECQSDGDNDQEDYAFLGEVQTQTTRPWMENILLNGEAINFKIDTGADVTSIPESVFKPTRDGKLEKPLKKLFGPGRNPLNVKGCFQGKMLAKGLFTDQHVYVVAGLTQPLLGLPAIEAMQLVHRAEAVTATQPETDFKAAYPAVFHGLGELKEPYRIELKKGATPYALSTPRRVPMPLREKVREELDRMETMGVISKVTEPTAWCSGMVVVPKPKQDKLRICVDLTKLNKAVKRERHILPSVDQTLAMMSEAKVFTKLDARSGFWQIPLTPKSRPLTTFITPFGRYLFNRLPFGIKSAPEHFQRRMSQMLEDFEGVLCHADDVLVYGRDRQEHDQRLHSVLQKMQEEGLTLNEKCEFAKEHMIFVGHKVSAKGIEPDPNKTKAILQMPEPECAEDVRRLIGMANYLSKFLPQLATVTVPLKDLLREKNEWVWGEPQQTAFQKLKEGLSSPTALAKYSNAAETQVAADASAYGIGAVLTQKQADGSWQPVTFISRGLTDTEKRYAQIEKEALAATWACERLTSYVQGLHFTLLTDHKPLVPLLSTRGLDDLPPRVLRFRLRLLRYDYDIVHVPGKNLITADTLSRAPLQDKMSPGDLELEREVQVFVNAVVSSLPATDTRLEEIKRAQQADETCKTVSHYCLTEWPEKHTLRPDVAPYWKVRADLYLADDLLMKGERLVIPQALRREIMTKLHEGHQGISKCRSRAKESVWWPGITAHIREAVDQCETCQKYRIQYREPLMETTVPDRPWQKVHRGGRAQSYDI, encoded by the exons ATGGCATCTACACAAATATCACACCCAGAACCATTTGACTTCTCAAATCCGTCAGGATGGCCAAGATGGATCAGAAGGTTTGAGAGATTTCGTGTTGTATCTGGATTAACAGAGAAAGAAGAGGAGTATCAGGTGAATTCACTTCTCTATGCTATGGGAGATGCAGCAGATGATATTTTGGCAGTTTTACCGTTGACTGATGAAAACAAAAAGAAGTATGATACAGTTAAAGAAGCATTTGAGCAGCACTGTGTGGGAAAACACAATGTGATTTTTGAAAGGGCCCAGTTTAACATGAGGTTCCAACAAGATGGAGAGAGTGCAGAAGCATTCATCACCACTGTGCACAAGTTAGCAGAACATTGTAACTATAGAGATCTGAAGGAAGAGCTAATAAGAGACAGAATTGTGGTTGGAATAAATGACAGGAGGCTGTCAGAACAGCTACAGATGGACTCAGAATTGACCCTGGTGAAGACAATACAAAGAGTGAGACAAAGTGAAACTGTTAAGAAACAACAGACATTAATGTACAACACTGCTGGAGAAGGAGACTCCAAGATAAATTTAGATGCTGTTCAGACAAGGTTTCAGCGCCTGGGGAAAAAGCCTCAACACTCAAACAAAGGCCAAAGGTCAGACACTCAAGGAGAAAAAGAGTGTGGCCGATGTGGAAAAGGACGCAGACATGCATGGAAAGACTGCCCAGCTAAAGATGTAGAATGTCGCAAGTGTCGCAAAATTGGACATTATGCAGTGGCCTGTTTCAGAGGGAAAGCAGTAAACACAGTCACAGAGTGCCAGTCAGACGGTGACAATGATCAGGAGGACTATGCTTTTCTAGGTGAGGTGCAAACACAGACTACAAGGCCTTGGATGGAAAATATACTACTCAACGGGGAAGCCATTAATTTTAAAATCGACACAGGAGCTGACGTGACATCCATACCGGAAAGTGTCTTTAAACCAACACGAGATGGCAAGTTGGAGAAACCACTTAAGAAACTGTTTGGACCGGGACGCAACCCCCTGAATGTAAAGGGCTGTTTCCAGGGGAAAATGCTGGCAAAAGGCCTCTTTACAGACCAACATGTTTATGTTGTGGCAGGACTGACACAACCACTTCTGGGACTACCAGCCATAGAGGCCATGCAACTGGTTCACAGAGCAGAGGCTGTCACAGCGACACAGCCTGAAACAGATTTCAAAGCAGCGTATCCAGCGGTGTTCCATGGGCTTGGTGAGCTGAAGGAGCCGTACCGCATAGAGCTGAAAAAAGGAGCGACACCTTATGCTCTCTCAACACCCAGACGGGTCCCAATGCCACTGAGAGAGAAAGTGCGTGAAGAACTGGATAGAATGGAAACTATGGGAGTCATATCAAAAGTGACAGAACCAACGGCTTGGTGCTCTGGAATGGTTGTGGTTCCAAAACCAAAGCAGGACAAACTCAGGATCTGTGTAGATCTCACAAAGCTAAACAAAGCAGTGAAAAGAGAACGCCATATTCTTCCTTCCGTCGACCAAACACTTGCGATGATGTCAGAGGCAAAGGTTTTCACAAAACTAGATGCTCGATCTGGATTTTGGCAAATCCCATTAACCCCAAAATCACGACCATTAACCACATTCATCACTCCTTTTGGGAGATATCTGTTCAACCGCCTGCCCTTTGGGATCAAATCCGCTCCAGAACATTTTCAAAGAAGGAtgtcacaaatgttggaggatttTGAGGGCGTGCTGTGTCATGCAGATGATGTTCTTGTGTATGGCCGTGACAGACAGGAACATGACCAAAGACTGCACAGTGTGCTCCAGAAAATGCAGGAGGAAGGCCTCACTTTGAACGAGAAGTGTGAGTTTGCTAAGGAGCACATGATCTTTGTTGGTCACAAGGTTTCGGCAAAAGGCATCGAGCCCgacccaaacaaaacaaaagcgatTCTTCAGATGCCAGAGCCTGAATGCGCGGAGGATGTGCGCCGCCTAATAGGCATGGCAAATTACCTGTCCAAATTCTTGCCACAACTGGCTACTGTCACCGTGCCCCTGAAAGACCTACTGAGGGAGAAAAATGAGTGGGTCTGGGGGGAACCTCAACAGACTGCTTTTCAAAAGCTGAAAGAAGGACTGAGCTCACCGACAGCACTTGCTAAATATTCAAATGCAGCAGAGACTCAAGTAGCAGCAGATGCATCAGCATACGGAATAGGTGCTGTTCTCACGCAGAAACAGGCTGATGGCTCATGGCAACCAGTGACGTTTATTTCAAGAGGACTGACAGATACAGAGAAGCGCTATGCGCAGATTGAAAAGGAGGCGCTGGCAGCAACATGGGCGTGCGAAAGACTGACCTCCTACGTGCAGGGTCTACACTTCACACTCCTGACAGACCATAAGCCCCTGGTCCCACTGTTGAGCACCAGAGGTTTGGATGATCTGCCACCAAGGGTTCTGAGATTTCGTCTGCGACTCCTGAGGTATGATTATGACATTGTTCATGTCCCAGGGAAAAACCTCATCACTGCAGACACGCTGTCTAGAGCGCCGCTTCAGGACAAGATGTCACCTGGTGACTTGGAACTTGAAAGAGAGGTCCAGGTGTTTGTGAATGCAGTTGTGTCCTCACTCCCCGCTACAGACACACGATTGGAAGAAATTAAACGGGCACAACAAGCAgatgaaacatgcaaaacagtGTCACACTACTGTCTGACAGAATGGCCGGAAAAACACACGCTGAGGCCAGACGTTGCCCCCTACTGGAAGGTCAGAGCAGACCTGTATCTTGCAGATGACCTTCTCATGAAAGGCGAGAGACTGGTGATACCACAAGCACTCAGAAGGGAGATCATGACTAAACTTCACGAAGGTCATCAAGGAATCTCCAAATGTCGCTCTAGAGCCAAGGAATCGGTATGGTGGCCTGGAATCACTGCCCACATCAGAGAGGCAGTGGACCAGTGTGAAACGTGCCAAAAATATAGAATCCAGTACAGAGAGCCGCTGATGGAGACCACAGTACCAGATCGCCCATGGCAAAAG GTACATCGAGGTGGCAGAGCTCAGAGTTACGACATCTGA